A stretch of DNA from Drosophila virilis strain 15010-1051.87 chromosome 5, Dvir_AGI_RSII-ME, whole genome shotgun sequence:
AATCTGTACAACTTTTACACGATCCAGACGTTAATATGGTAGTCAAATTCTGTGAATAGCCCTCGAAAGTCACAACACATTTGTGGGCGTCCGTGTCCTCGTCATCATCCTGGATCGCGGCAAAAGTAGTTGCATTAAAGTATCCATCCTCGTTTTCCTGCGGCTCATTGGCCACCACCTTGACAATATCATCGTCTTCCGATCTAAAACAATGAAAtgtaatttacaaatttgaaatatattttgccaGCCTTTTTACGGGCAGTCACATACGTAATAGTTATTGTTGGCTTCGGAAAGACGTTGGAGACCGTGCACTCCAGTTGAGTctcattttgaatttgataGCGATACATGTTCAGCGTATAATTCCTCACATCAATCACCTGTACGCTTTTATGAACCGTTATCGTTTCTGTTCTCGTTTGTACAACACATTTATAGTCTCCGGTGGAATCTATAGATGGATTTATGAGGGCCAGTGAGCTGTATTGTTTATTGGGATCCGTTGAGCTCTCATATGAACTATCCACATCACTTTTAAATTCCGGCTAACGAAAGTActttatattttagtttttcgttttagATAATAATACATACAATTGGCGCCGGATGCGATCCTCGGATCCACTGGTAAATAGTCTTGTCGTTTCTGAACCATTTCACAGTCAGAAATGAATCGGTGTCATTTAGATTATAATCACAATCTAATACGGTTGGTTCCATTCCCTCGTTCTGGAGAACAATAAACTTTGTTTCCGCATCGATTTTGACTGGCAGACATTGTACATCTTTGCAAAAAGGAGAGCATAATATTAAATGAGAGCTCATTTACTAAATTGTGTTATACATATTTGGGCCTAATTTATGTTCTTTGAAGATAATACAACTTTATGCGATTTAAGACGTACAGTAGAAAGTAGGATTGTTTCGCTCTAGGGCACATTTCTTTTCAAGTCTACTTAACCTGCCGAGCGTAATCAACCAGCGTGATATCAAAGATGAAAGAGTTGTCATAAATTTTTGATCGACAACGgacattaataaaaaattccccttgttttaatattatttattaaatatttaataatatttgtttgaCTGCGGGCAAAGTTACTCTTCAGAAAATTCTAAAAAACAATCCGTTTTGAAATCAACTTTTGGCTTAACATTAGTTTCTTCTGTTTTCTTAAAAACCACAATATGGAAAGTATTCTCTATTGGGCTTTGAGTTCTTCGAAATCTTAAAGAGTTATGCCTAGGGCGataatatgatataatggaCCGATCCGACCGACTTATTTGCTGCTGAAGACTatatagaagaagaagactgAAGACtgtatagaaacagacagatgcAAAGACGGACATGGATATACAAGCTCAGCTAATTACGATTTTTTCTTATAacaaaatgtaacaaaataCCGATTGAAGTATACGAAGATTTATCATGTCAGGGTCACAGTGTTGCAAGACATGCGTTCGGTGTTATTGTGCTTGCATGGTTTTACAAGCTTACAACACTGGAACAAAATAAGCACCCCAATAGTGTTGTTTGTTGGCTTACAAACCCGCATCATATATTTTAAGCGATACTTTTGTTTGAATCGATGGTAAGCGGCAAACGCTTTGAATAAGATCGCTGGGAACGGGGTGCCTTATCAGGCACTCGCGACTAGAGCTCTTATACGTGTTCAAAGAAGGGTCTTGCGCTTGGGTATATAAATTAGTTAGGCGACTATTTCAGTTTTCGGTTTTCACAGTGAGCGGCTGACCGCAGAAAATTCGAACCTTAGGAACGGCAACTCAACTCTAGCTACAGAGGCTTTCTCCTAGGCGATCACGCTAGAGCATAGCAGAGAAAGTCCCTGattataacaaaaacaaattaatatatcAATGAAATACATTTCCTAATGAGAACGAAAACAATTAAGTTGAGCCGGCTGATAAAAGGATTTACGGTCTACAATGAAGATCCACTACAAATCCTAGATACCTTTATTTTCGCGCATTTTTTTTGGCAGTTATTTTCTTTGAACAAGAcacgtttttttcttttatttgaattttaaccacatttcttgtttgttttatttttgcttcaGAATTATGATTTCAATGAAACTATAAATTTTCCAATGTTTTTTAGTAGTTGACCTCATTTGAATACACTTTTATTTGCTTGTAAATTTGTACGAAACTATATATTCGcaataaatatacacaaacatCCTCTTACTTTAAacagttttgtttatttttaacacacacacaaatatatatacatatatatacactaatTTTTCACGTGAAGAGATGATTTCATttctaaatttataaataattcttaAATGATCAGTacaaacacttttttttttgcagcagcagcagcaaacggaTTTTTGCCGTTACCTTTTAGAATAGTCGATGcagcaataataaaagctaagAACAGTTGCATATTAACTGATTTTGGGCTCTTCGAAGAGTGTAACACAGAAGGAACTgtaaattttgctattttgaaaaactgCTGCCGAACCGTTCGCTGGGCATGGTCAAGCACAATTGTCTGGTATATCACAACTGAACTATGTCGACCGTGGCATACGCTTAGGCACATTcatatgtttatatacaaGCGCACGTATtagtatctatgtatgtatgtatgtatgtatgtatgtatgtacacttACAGTGTGGATATATGTCGAGCAGAACAGTCAACGGATCGCAGAGagtcaagaagacaaaacccACCAATGTATGCTCTGTCTGTTCCGGCTGTGCCTCTTTTGATCGTGTTTTTATATTATGGCACACTTGTATGTTTGTCTTGTATGTGCaggtatgcatgtatgtatgtatgtatgtatgtatatgggaGAACTTCTGCTCAGTTTACCATGTGTATCCAAATGTGCAGCTCGTGGCACTTTTTAGACATGTAAACATGTGTGTATatcagcagctgccacacGAGTGAGGGATGGAAAGGCTTTCTGCTTCGCTGATTTTAGCTAACTACTTTATACTACAATCACCCCGTTTTATCATGCAAGTAGAACTGTGTATATAagtttgtttaaaaaataGTGCAGTCTACGATGCATGCACCCAACATGTATGCATGTCCATCTGCACATTTGCGCCTACAAAcaagtgtgtatatatgtatgtaagcaaCAAATGGAGAACGGCTGCTTATAAGTATGTACCTGcctatgtacgtatgtatgtgtgtctaaCATACATTATCATATTTATGttatgatatacatatatatttatatagacacTAGTCTGACGGTTCGATTCCCACAAAGGTTTCTTACATCCTTGTACCCAGTTGCTTGGGTTCGGGTCACTATTACGGCTCGGCTTAAAATTTTAATCTAATAATTAACTTTATAGAAAGTAAGTTCGTGGGATCGCCTAAACTCTGGGTAAGATTCAAGAAACTGTTTTTTAAACCCATGTattatataggatatttgagggtattattttcacatgaatttcgccAAATctattatgtttatatgtgtttatgtaattatgtaattatgtatgtatgtatgtatgtatatatatagtatatatatgaatgcatgtaTGAACGAATGAATGTGAATCTATGAATGTGTATatgtaattatgtatgtatgtatgtatgtatgtatgtatgtatgtatgtatgcgtgtaagtgtgtgtgtgtatgtgtgtgtgtctgtatgtatgtatgctatTCCAATAGCAGACAAAGTCCTCTTGTTGCgcggcaaatttaaataaaaaacgtatttattaaagctgccctcctcctcgattctcaaaaatgtaAGTAGGGCCTGCAGGCTTCGCATATGAATTAGGCGCAGGCGGCTTCAACGCTGGAAGCTGAGGAGCAGGAGGGCGTCCAAGGGGGCGgagcagtgtgtgtgtgtgtgtatgtgtgtgtgtgtgtgtatgtgtgtgtgtgtgtgtatgtatgtgtgtgtgtgtgtgtgtgtgtgtgtatgtatgtgtgtgtgtgtgtatgtatgtgtgtgtgtgtgtatgtatgtatgtgtgtgtgtgtgtgtgtgtgtgtgtgtgtgtgtgtgtgtgtgtatgtgtatttgtgtgtgtgtgtgtgtgtgtatgtgtgtgtgtgttttttgtgcGTGCACGTCTGCctgtttgtatgcatgtatatatgtatgcattttaaatacactAAAGGTTCCGCCAAATGACTAGTCATCGATAGTTATGAGCGCATTCGCCCGCCTTTACGATAGTTAAAAACTATCGGAAATTCATCGTCAAGTAGTATCGTTGTTGCACGACACTCGGCAATCTTGCTGCCACTGAGTTATCGGCAACTTTTAATtggttatattatataaaatacaccATATATTTAAGTTCCCTCGACGGAAATGGAgcttgataaaaaaatatgtgaagTAGACACCCCCCGAATCATTTGGACGTTTTTAATATTGAAGGACTAAAACGAAGAATTACCCAATAAATTTCCCAGTTATTCGATGACTTTTACCTCatcgattttttaatatcgaaaatcgaaaagcAATAAACATCGCCAGGTATCCCTGCCGTGATATCAGATGTTttgttatttcaattttaatatacgtAAGTAAATAGAGAAACCAGGTACGTTGCTTAAGTTGATttgtacacacatatttagTTTATTCTAGTaaacttatatgtatatgcattcaACTAACAAAGTgtgcaatatttatatatttttccttcAATTACATAGCTCTAATCAAGGCGACCTTCTCACGTGGTTAGCTAATGAAATGCTCaagaattttataaataataaagcgAGTATGCTTAAATCGAGTGTAATCTGCATTTATGCCCACCGGAGATGCTTATCATACTTCTCGAGCGCATTCAACAATTTAGCAAATCAAGGTCCACAAAATGTTCCCAGCCAAAGAGTAAATAATTTGGATTTAGATGTTTTTGTCAACCAGGACCATAAGCCAATGGATTTATTGGACAAACTAATAAAACTCAGGTAAAGCATTAACTAAAGAATAAATTAACATACGAGTcaactttgtttttatttagaaAACAGAAAGATTGCAGCGCTGTGCCGCTTCTGCCGAATATATTGGCAAAACAACTAGTCGACTTCTCCGGTCCACAAGATGCAGTCAACGTTCTGCGGAGCCCCTTGCAGTATGGAATATTCATTGATCAGTTCACAGGATGCCATTTAATAGACCAATTGCTACACGCTGGAAACACGAAGGAAGCGGCACAAATTGCCGCTCTGCTTGTGCAACGAGACTTATGCAACAACGAGCTGGTCGCTGTGCTTTCCCTGAAATCTTTCTACACCTTTCTAAAAGACTTCCAACCAAGCCCACAAGAAAAGGTTGAGGCGCCAGAAGTGGTATGTTATACAATACTTTTATaatcaatatttaacaaatttattatttgttcgCTTCAGGAAAAGGTTCGTGTGAAATTTCTGCGCAATTTCGGTGAGAATACCAATGCGAAATCAGAAGAAAAACAACTCGGTGAAGCCCTAATTAAATTGGGTACCGGTGCGAGTCTAGAAAGCACACTTGGAAAAAATGTATCCCTGCTCGGCTTTGTGCTGAGTGATCGCTATACAGAAGCAGAAGAGTCTGTTAAACAGGACAGTGAGATTTTTTATAAAGACGTTTTGGAGCTGTGCCGTAAAATAGTTGACGCCTTGGAAGCGCAAAGTAATCCTGAATTTAAGAATCTACTGGACGAAGCtcttaaaaaatgtacaaagtCTGATGCATTTAATGAGATTTTAGATGCCCGCGTTAAACAGTGTGCCGCCAGCTTTGAGCCACAGCTCATGTCAGAATACACCAAAAGTTACCAAGAGTGGGACGCAAGGTTCCAACGTGCTGTGGAAGAACAAACGAAAGTCCAGGATACAATTACTCGTGTCGAGAACATTCAAAATACGTTGGAAACGTTAAAATCGATGCGGCAAAACCTTTGGTTTTTTGAGAACAAAGAGGATATCGACATACAAATCTATAAGAAAAAGGTGTATTATCCCAAACGCTGGTTCGGCAAGAAAAAGAAGCCCAAGGCAGTGGACGCATTCTACGTACCGCCAAACGTTTCACGGGGTTACTAATTGCAGCCATTACAGCCCAGTTTTATagatataatttaaatgctgGCGAAATAAACAAAGCTTAAATGTTTGCTCTTTTTCGAACggtaaattttttaaattaccaTAACGTAACATTGAGGGTCACAGTTATATTCATTCCATCTCAGgttacaacatttttataactttttgagttttcataaattttagaTATTAAAAACTAATCGTCTGTCATTTATGCATGGCCGGAGGCAGAGCAGTTTTTAAAACGCGCTGTCCTGGTGCTGAAGGCGACAGATTGATCGGGGATGGTAAATCATGCCTCTTGTCCTGGATAGTCAGAGGTAAgaactgctgctgtttcttttTTCGATTCATATTCATTGGATGGGTATTGTCGTTCTTCCCGAACAGTATGGTTAGGTGGACCGCGCAGAAGATACCCAGGCTCTATAAGTACAAATATAATACGTAATGCGCTGATAAAAATGTTCGCGATTTGTGATTACCTGTAGTATGGCAATGATTGCAGCTCCGAATGCAGTTATCAACAGACGACTCTTGATTTGTTCCGACACCACGGCCAAACAGCCGCGCTTGTAGTGAGTATCACAAGCCGATTCGTAGGCGTGTTCAGGCCGGGAGCAGCAGGACCAGGGCAAGGAGAGTCGTCGATAGTCGAGCGGCCCATCGACACCGCAGCATTGCAACTAGAACCATAAAGCATGTTGATATTACTATGATCTGATATGACGAAAGTATGCTTATAAAACAAGGAACAGTGCTCTAGACGGGAGACGGGAGCGCCCGACTAGGGATACCCTGCAATCAATTGCATACATGTTGCCGCAACTCGGGGCTCGGGTTTCCAAAGCCAGGGCTTACCTGAGATTGCATGCGATTCCACAAATGCAAGTTGTCGACTTTAGTCCTTGAGAACTTGTCTAAAAACTCTACAAATGAATCGTCTATAAAAATCTCTACAGACGTCGGCAGATTTTCCCGCATTGCCAAGGACCAACCACAGATAATAAATTGAACACATATACACGCCACTAAAAGAGCTGCAAACTACAAGAAAAATTAGAAGCACATATTTACATAACTACAAAAATGGACAGCAATTAGCATTTCTGATTGGATTACCATTCCAAGCAGACATCGTTTCCTCTGATTGGTAGCCTGACAGCCCATCCAGCACAATATGAACGTGACAGGTCCCAGGCACAGGAGTATTGCAGCGGGTGCCCACAACTTGTTCTGGACAATGCCATAATAGACCGAGTGTCCCCATAAGAGAGATGTTCCCAGAAATATTTGAGCTGCTCCTGTTAGCTGGACCATTTAACATGCAATAACAGAAATagaacaatttatataaatctttGACGACCTTCCTCTGGTATGAGAGGCAACAAATTCGACAACaaggtatttatttattttgtttatttcaaatCAATAGATAGACCCAATTTCGCCAGTGAAACGTGTATAGTTATTGCTTTGCCAAAGCTAAGGCAGGAAGGGAGCTCGAGTCCTTGACTAgcttcaatttgttttaaaatgttgtcTTTGGTCTTTAAGCAGAAGTCGTGCAGTTATCCTCAGTTATCCTACAAACTTCAGTCCTtgacacatatgcacatacaaatgtacatacatacatatgttccTTGATATGCCTACATTTGTatgacatacacacatacatatgtgacATACAGAAGTATGTATCTATATGTGCAACATACGTAcatgtatttaaatacatatatattatgcgCTGATGTAAATTGGCTCAAGGTCAAATGCAGAAGCACCAATTTTTGCCAGTGTACGcatgtttatatgtacatacaatacacacttatgtatacacacaagcgtgtgtctgtgtgtgtgtgtgagagcgtGTACTGAACTTTTGAATGCATATgaaattgtaaatatgtaaatgatTTAATATGCGTTGCTATagaagttttattattttaaatgtttatttatatgtactaatatatgtatatgtatgtatgcaatcGCAGCATTCGGGCTTACAACTTCGGCGCAACGGTCGTTGCAtcacaaatacatatgcacCTAAAAACTGACaaacatacattcatatatgtatgtacattctCATGCATCCTTTGCATCAGGACAAACAATGAacaatttagttttacttaCCGCCAAGAGGAACACATAACtgtaaactaaatatttaaaacatttgatCTTTTTGGGTAGAGCCATAATAATATGCTCCGTTTTGAGTATTATTCTATTTGTATGCTTCAGATACTTTCTTAAATGTCTTTTATCCTGTCGTTCAAGCAGTCACGAATCGAAGATACATCTATGCATGTGAGAGCAGATGAATGTAAAGTATCTATACGTATACGTGTGCATCACATCCATCAATAACTCAAtaaatgtgtatgcatgtatacatatgtgcatgtaaTGCATGTATACACATGTGCATGTAATGCATGTAAGAAAACATGCAATACATATGTACTGTACACATGCAGATTTCCATAGATAGAGATGTGCactgtatattttttaaaatacatgcatgcatacatatttatttaaatacatatacatatgtatctatgcaCGCACAAATGTATGCCAAAGTTCGACTCGAATTGGTCAGTTGAGGAATATTTTTGGTTGGCCTTTACTGAAAATCGCAACTgtcattatttaattattttcgttgttgtttcgATATAAAACACAGAGCACATCAACATTTCGCACCGTTATTTCCGAACTTCACAGTTGTAAATTTTAACTAAAAATAACAGTAAGTTAACTCCGAGCAACCAAAATCGTCCATAGATAAAAACACGCAGTTTACGGTCTGACGCGTTGTTCCTTGTTTTGTTATACTTTTGCAGTTTAACAGTGAAAATATTATCTATAACCTTTGGCTCGGTTGCAATCGTTGCGGCAACGGGTCGATGACAGCAGCTTGCGATGGCGCCAAATTTGCTTTGACTACTAACTTCTTTCAAATTCACTTCTtctaacaaaatttatttattctacTCTATTCATCTTCGTTTTAGTATAAATATCATTTAACACATATGCATCTACATTTCCATTTAATAATCCTTCTGAAATTTCAATCAACTTAGTCAGCTGTTAATTTTCATAACATGAACAAAGtactattttgatttttttttggataagGTCTTCGGattgcattaaatattataaaaattaatatttttacaaagtTGCAGTCGCCAAAACAATCCATGTTCAATCCTTAAATGttatcaaaaacttaataagaATTTCATGAGCAATTAGGCTGATTGGGAACACGCCTTGTGTCAACTTCTTGCTGCCCAGTTTCCAGTTTCCCATATATAGATAAGATCTAACATAGCTATGGTTTATATTAAGATTATCTGTCAGGTTTCATAAGTGGCTTCAGTTTCTCAATCGATTGATAAATTGACATGTTACGTTTACATGCGAATGTAACGCACACTTTTTATGACCGGCGGCAACATCAAATGGATTTAAAAAGCGATAACAGCgttaaaattgtattatttgctcaaattatattaatataaatatgttattgGAAAACAGTGGCAtagaaaaacatatttttcgacCAATTAGTCTCTGTCCACTGACCACatttcttacatttttttgcgAATGTcgcattttttaaaaaatgtggcCTGTACGTTTTCTTATAAGAAATAcacattttttgaaaatttgcgTATTCGCCCCGAACAATTCGTGTTTATTTTGCGATTACTTATCGAACTTCTTATCGAAAACAACATTACCACAAAAAGCTAATCAAAGCTCATTTATTACTTATGAAGTAAACTTACTGATGATAGCCATGATCAAACCTGGATTGGCCCGTCGTGCTCGCTGAGTTGGAAATCAATcggaaaattgttgttgttgcaaatttTCCGCCAACTTTCtttgaaaatcaattgaacAGAACTTTAGAGTTCGACCCATAAATCTTTGATGCAAGATGCAATAGACCGAGTATTCAGCAATGCATTCATAGGGAAGTCCAATAACTATCCAATCAGAGATCACGCCTATACTATACTTACTTATGTATATTCCAATTGGGAATTCCTCGATTACGTCTGGCAGGTTGCGTCAATTAGATTTCTcagcaatttatatttaattgatttatagaGATCGAATAGTAGCCATACACTGAAACAAATTCGATTTATATTTGTTCTTTAAGTTAACTTGCGTTAACTTGATCATGTAAGAATTTCGAATATGGTTTTTACGATTGGTTGGCCTACAAAAAGTCAggaataaaacttaaaaaagaaatgcttttgttttattacaaaCTTGTAAATGTTGTTCTGtacaatttacatattttcttatttatgattttaaaaaattgtaactACATATAAAAGTATGCAGGagtgttgtataaaaaaatgttaatcaaAAGTAAAATGTGAATCAAGtagaaaatacaatacaaattaCAATACCTTCTGAATAAAAATATGCTTAGAACCTAAATGTTCCACACAAATGGACCAGCCGGCGGCTAAAAGAAGGCGACcgttcggtttcggtttcgatttcagtttcagtttcagtttcggaTGTAAATTGCATCTAGTACATAGTCAAATCCGacttaaattaaaagccaATAGGCAGTGCTCGCACTTCTGACTGTCACACGGTTCTATCGCCGATGAAATGATTGAGTAAAAACAATTGAATGTGTGAATAAAGTTATGTGTTTTAAATGTACATTTTACATATTATTATACAAGAGCtaagcttttttttatttttatttttaagctcTTGTTGTTACTGTAACCGtaagtttataattataaaattcagGTCTCTTTGCAATTACTTATTCGATTAGCGTTAACGGGCAGCCAGCCAATCGAACAGATCCTTTTTCAGATTATTCCCGAAGATTCTTGGTGAGCAGAAGGTTGTTGTGGTGCCCAGACAAATGGCGAACCAGCTCCTGCACGGACTCAAAGCACATCGAGCAGAAACAGCAGCTGTATCGATTCTCTGTGTCCGTGCCATTGGTTGTGGTTATTACATTTCTATGAACGGAGCACAGGTGCTTAAGAAGGTGCGCCTTTTGCTTGAACATGGCCACGCATAGGCGGCAGGCAAACGGCTTCTCGCCAGTGTGGACGCGGAGATGTGTCTTGAGGTTCCACGACATGCCAAACTGTTTGCCACAGTATTCGCATCGGTACTCGCGCACCGACGACGAGTGCGAATTGTTCGCGGAGATATTGGACACGGAAGTAGCACTGTTGTTGCGACCATCTGGGTCCAGGTTTAGGTTTATGTGCGATAAACTTGACAGTCGCGACTGCAAATTGGGCATTGAAGAAAGGGCTGCGTTTTGATTGGATTGCCATTGATATACAAACTGTTGCCCCAGATGCATCTGATGCAGCTCCGGGCTTTGAACTCGATTTCGTTGTGCCTCTAGCAGTTTCCTTTCCGGCGTCATAGTCTCCGTATTAAGTGTTCCATCCTCAAGTTGTGATAATATGTTCTTCTCCGAGGTCAATCCGGCTATGGGTGATGTTGTCGACTTTACCAATCGCAGTTCTTCTAATAGATTGTGCTGATACGTTGTGAAGGGTTGGTTATCGCTCTGCGTATTGTGAAAGCCGGGCCGACGTTTCCGATGGGGCGTCACAACGTAGTTCTCGGGCGAACTATTTATATCGGATCCATCAGAGAGGGGTTTCATAACATCTTTGTGTGCGTCAAAAAATAGTCCTTTTCGCTTTGTGCTTTCATGTGCGCTGATTGTATCgacattattttgttttaacagAAAATTTTTACTATCATTGCGTGCCGAATTGTCACCTTTCGTTCGAAGATCAAGTGATAAGTTTACAGGGTTTATTGTtgagttattattattgttattgctgctgctgctgctgctgttggcaagTCCACCCGCTGGAATGTCCGAAAGATTTACAATTTCATCAGTGTCTTTATCGCTTTTATTGTCCTTATTGGCGCAGTCGTCATCATCGTTTTCCTTATGCGAACACTCGATCGCGCTCTCACAGTTTTCAGCTGAGAACGAGGAAAAGTCTGCGGTATTTCTCGTCTCGTCCACACTCTCGACTTCATATTTTAAGGATTGGTCTAGAGTTTGCGAGGAGGAGTACTGTTTACGCGGTCTCTCACGT
This window harbors:
- the LOC116650949 gene encoding uncharacterized protein, translating into MQLFLAFIIAASTILKDVQCLPVKIDAETKFIVLQNEGMEPTVLDCDYNLNDTDSFLTVKWFRNDKTIYQWIRGSHPAPIPEFKSDVDSSYESSTDPNKQYSSLALINPSIDSTGDYKCVVQTRTETITVHKSVQVIDVRNYTLNMYRYQIQNETQLECTVSNVFPKPTITITSEDDDIVKVVANEPQENEDGYFNATTFAAIQDDDEDTDAHKCVVTFEGYSQNLTTILTSGSCKSCTDYRILFLSCLVYYLFSNFKILD
- the LOC6624975 gene encoding uncharacterized protein, which produces MLKNFINNKASMLKSSVICIYAHRRCLSYFSSAFNNLANQGPQNVPSQRVNNLDLDVFVNQDHKPMDLLDKLIKLRKQKDCSAVPLLPNILAKQLVDFSGPQDAVNVLRSPLQYGIFIDQFTGCHLIDQLLHAGNTKEAAQIAALLVQRDLCNNELVAVLSLKSFYTFLKDFQPSPQEKVEAPEVEKVRVKFLRNFGENTNAKSEEKQLGEALIKLGTGASLESTLGKNVSLLGFVLSDRYTEAEESVKQDSEIFYKDVLELCRKIVDALEAQSNPEFKNLLDEALKKCTKSDAFNEILDARVKQCAASFEPQLMSEYTKSYQEWDARFQRAVEEQTKVQDTITRVENIQNTLETLKSMRQNLWFFENKEDIDIQIYKKKVYYPKRWFGKKKKPKAVDAFYVPPNVSRGY
- the TM4SF gene encoding leukocyte surface antigen CD53, whose product is MALPKKIKCFKYLVYSYVFLLALTGAAQIFLGTSLLWGHSVYYGIVQNKLWAPAAILLCLGPVTFILCWMGCQATNQRKRCLLGMFAALLVACICVQFIICGWSLAMRENLPTSVEIFIDDSFVEFLDKFSRTKVDNLHLWNRMQSQLQCCGVDGPLDYRRLSLPWSCCSRPEHAYESACDTHYKRGCLAVVSEQIKSRLLITAFGAAIIAILQSLGIFCAVHLTILFGKNDNTHPMNMNRKKKQQQFLPLTIQDKRHDLPSPINLSPSAPGQRVLKTALPPAMHK
- the ken gene encoding transcription factor Ken, with amino-acid sequence MKEFQRMLMLQYSKHGECILKEIGAAFRGEHPADLTIVCENKVKLHAHKLVLAAASPLIRNLLEDTHLSDCTTTVYFPDVNATYFKFLLDFLYSGQTCITSRDVNYLHDLLLLLQIKSDSWKTTDSAYLSNKCSSIRERPRKQYSSSQTLDQSLKYEVESVDETRNTADFSSFSAENCESAIECSHKENDDDDCANKDNKSDKDTDEIVNLSDIPAGGLANSSSSSSNNNNNNSTINPVNLSLDLRTKGDNSARNDSKNFLLKQNNVDTISAHESTKRKGLFFDAHKDVMKPLSDGSDINSSPENYVVTPHRKRRPGFHNTQSDNQPFTTYQHNLLEELRLVKSTTSPIAGLTSEKNILSQLEDGTLNTETMTPERKLLEAQRNRVQSPELHQMHLGQQFVYQWQSNQNAALSSMPNLQSRLSSLSHINLNLDPDGRNNSATSVSNISANNSHSSSVREYRCEYCGKQFGMSWNLKTHLRVHTGEKPFACRLCVAMFKQKAHLLKHLCSVHRNVITTTNGTDTENRYSCCFCSMCFESVQELVRHLSGHHNNLLLTKNLRE